The Mercurialis annua linkage group LG2, ddMerAnnu1.2, whole genome shotgun sequence genome contains a region encoding:
- the LOC126666688 gene encoding probable aspartic proteinase GIP2, with the protein MASSLNNFLFISSLLLFCISLSSAKTVPFRPKGLVLPVYKDKCTNQYVTELKQRTPLVPVKLLLDLGARFMWVDCDQGYVSSTYKPVSCDSKLCALANSMACATECNSAPKPGCHNNTCAHSPENPVLRLSTGGQIGQDVVSLQSFNGKKPDRSVSVPDFPFVCGSTFLLENLADGVTGLAGLGNSNISLPAQFSGDFALPKKFSVCLSNSTKPDGAVFFGNGPSIPKNALTYTPLLKNPVSTAGSSFLGEASVEYFIGVQSIKIAGKEVKFNKTLLSIDSEGKGGTKISTVNPYTVLQSSIYKAVVKAFVKEMDKKFIPHVEPPPVGPFEACFQSIVIDNNGFGPDVPVIDLVLGNVNWRIWGGNSMVKMSSLVMCLGVLDGGENPTTSVVIGGHQIEDNFLQFDLASSRLGFSSSLLGKNTTCSKINT; encoded by the coding sequence ATGGCTTCTTCACTTAATAATTTCCTTTTCATTTCTTCTCTGCTTCTCTTCTGCATCTCTCTTTCTTCAGCTAAAACGGTTCCGTTTCGTCCTAAAGGACTCGTGCTTCCCGTCTACAAAGACAAATGCACTAACCAGTATGTCACTGAATTAAAACAAAGAACCCCTCTGGTTCCGGTTAAGTTATTATTGGATCTTGGCGCAAGATTCATGTGGGTTGATTGCGACCAAGGCTATGTTTCGTCTACGTATAAGCCTGTGAGTTGCGACTCGAAGCTTTGTGCACTTGCTAATTCAATGGCTTGTGCTACTGAGTGTAATTCAGCTCCGAAACCGGGTTGCCACAATAACACGTGTGCCCATTCACCGGAAAACCCTGTGTTACGGCTCAGTACCGGTGGTCAGATCGGTCAGGATGTTGTTTCTCTTCAGTcttttaatggtaaaaaaccTGACAGGTCCGTTTCGGTTCCTGATTTTCCTTTTGTTTGCGGTTCGACGTTCCTGTTGGAGAATCTTGCTGACGGAGTTACAGGATTGGCTGGGTTGGGAAATAGTAATATTTCTCTTCCTGCTCAATTCTCCGGTGATTTCGCCCTCCCGAAGAAATTCTCCGTTTGCTTGAGTAATTCAACGAAACCCGACGGTGCAGTATTTTTCGGCAATGGCCCATCTATTCCGAAAAATGCTCTTACCTATACCCCACTTCTCAAAAACCCTGTAAGCACAGCCGGGTCTTCTTTCCTCGGCGAAGCATCGGTGGAGTACTTCATCGGAGTTCAGTCCATTAAAATCGCCGGAAAAGAAGTCAAATTCAACAAGACTCTACTGTCAATCGATAGCGAAGGCAAGGGAGGAACCAAGATCAGCACCGTTAATCCTTATACGGTATTGCAGAGTTCTATTTATAAAGCCGTTGTGAAAGCTTTTGTGAAGGAGATGGATAAGAAATTTATCCCTCACGTAGAACCACCACCTGTAGGGCCATTTGAAGCTTGCTTTCAGTCCATTGTAATTGATAACAACGGATTCGGACCCGATGTGCCGGTGATTGATCTTGTTCTGGGCAATGTAAACTGGAGAATTTGGGGAGGAAACTCTATGGTGAAGATGAGTAGTTTGGTTATGTGTTTGGGAGTTTTGGACGGTGGAGAAAACCCTACTACGTCCGTCGTCATC